Proteins found in one Thalassomonas actiniarum genomic segment:
- a CDS encoding sigma-E factor negative regulatory protein, giving the protein MSETKFESVSSLVDNYQVNDTELDDIVKDKEMSDAWQRYHLIGDMIRDDVPQALELDLSDEIAAAIAQEPTVLAPKESGQVFAALKAKVVQFAKPAGQMAIAASAAGLMIFGVGQQSNTEEELIPSQVIQTAPFGGIANPVSYNTQSNSREAQKQAYVEQHRRFQALLADHQQQIKLSATGVDASAAAQQENLKQNKQDMAEEQNK; this is encoded by the coding sequence ATGAGTGAAACTAAGTTCGAGTCAGTATCATCGCTTGTTGATAACTATCAGGTAAACGACACTGAACTTGATGATATAGTCAAGGATAAGGAGATGTCTGACGCCTGGCAGCGTTATCATTTGATCGGTGACATGATCCGTGATGATGTGCCGCAAGCGTTGGAGTTGGATTTATCGGATGAGATAGCGGCGGCAATTGCACAAGAGCCGACCGTATTAGCCCCTAAAGAGTCAGGACAGGTTTTTGCGGCATTAAAAGCCAAAGTCGTCCAGTTTGCCAAACCTGCCGGTCAAATGGCGATAGCGGCATCCGCCGCCGGCTTGATGATTTTCGGCGTCGGGCAGCAATCAAATACAGAAGAAGAGCTTATCCCCAGCCAGGTGATCCAGACCGCACCTTTTGGCGGTATCGCCAATCCGGTCAGTTATAATACCCAGTCAAACAGCCGCGAAGCCCAGAAACAGGCTTATGTCGAGCAGCACAGGCGTTTTCAGGCGTTATTAGCGGATCATCAGCAACAGATTAAATTAAGTGCCACGGGTGTTGATGCAAGCGCTGCAGCACAGCAGGAAAACCTTAAGCAAAATAAGCAGGATATGGCTGAAGAACAAAATAAATGA